ATAAGAGTTCCTGGCCAGCAACGATTAGATAGGCCGACGTTTTTGTTCCGAAACAAAATAGCCGTTGCGCAGAAACATCAGCACGGCCTCACGAACCGGCTTTTGATCCATGATGAAGGTGTGCATGGCGAGAACAACGAGAAAATCGCGAGCCCCCATCAATTTGGTCTCTGCGACACTCACGACCAAATCATCGGGCCCATCGATCAATGGATTGCCATCCTGGGGTTTGTTGACGTCACCCGCAATAACTCCAAATTCCTGTTTCGGCGTGGCAAGCGTTTGCTGCACGAGATTCCATTCACGAGCAAGTTCAGATCCGCTGGTGCCAACCAAGAAATGAAACAGACCGATGTTTTGCATACGTTCTGCCATTTGGGCACCTCCATTGGGCGGAGCCAACATGACAATCCGCCCGACTCGAGGCCCCACATGAGGCGATCGCGCCTGCAATTGATCGTGAAGATAGCGACGAATCACCAGATTCCCAAGGCTATGCCCGACGAAGTCCACTTGTTTCACTTCATCGAGCCCCGAGATGACATCCTTCAATGCTTTGGCGTGGGCGGCAATCCCATCGCGAGTGCTCGCATAGGAAACATTTACCACGTCAACATCGTCATTGGCTTTGAGGAATTCACCCAGTCCTTTCATGGATTGGCGGGAGCGTCCCAGCCCGTGCAAGGTGATCACAACGCGAGGTTTTAGCTTGGCAATCGGCAGCGAGCCGCGAAGACGATCAAATTCTTTCCGGCAGTGCTCGAAACTCCCCCAAGCTTGCCGACGATTTTGTTCGTCGAGTAAGCGATGATGCCCGGTGATCACGTAACGCTGAATACGCCACCC
This DNA window, taken from Pirellulaceae bacterium, encodes the following:
- a CDS encoding alpha/beta hydrolase, giving the protein MKRLGLLVVVPFLFHGLVTTCAAQNPARPKAAPGRTLGGKQLWTDHLVFQGWRIQRYVITGHHRLLDEQNRRQAWGSFEHCRKEFDRLRGSLPIAKLKPRVVITLHGLGRSRQSMKGLGEFLKANDDVDVVNVSYASTRDGIAAHAKALKDVISGLDEVKQVDFVGHSLGNLVIRRYLHDQLQARSPHVGPRVGRIVMLAPPNGGAQMAERMQNIGLFHFLVGTSGSELAREWNLVQQTLATPKQEFGVIAGDVNKPQDGNPLIDGPDDLVVSVAETKLMGARDFLVVLAMHTFIMDQKPVREAVLMFLRNGYFVSEQKRRPI